Proteins co-encoded in one Parus major isolate Abel chromosome 17, Parus_major1.1, whole genome shotgun sequence genomic window:
- the PRRC2B gene encoding protein PRRC2B isoform X2 yields MSDRLGQITKGKDGKSKYSTLSLFDKYKGKSIEAIRTTVIPRHGLQSLGKVAAARRMPPPANLPSLKSENKGNDPNIIIVPKDGTGWANKQDQPDQKSSSATAAQLQESLPQQGLQKSVSNLQKPTQSISQESTNSVPGGPKSWAQLNGKPAGQEGGSRASSRLLSFSPEEFPTLKAAGEQDKVGKEKGALDPSYGPGPSLRPQNVTSWREGGGRNVTSATSLTASPAELGSKTSSTGDGAPSSASASDPKEPSLRPAQPVRKGASQFMGNVYQPPTYHDMLPAFMCPQQPSETPASLDRGSFPVPQLRLEPRVPFRQFQMNDQDGKENRLSLSRPTRPVRQQMERVPRPTIINAENLKGLDELDNDADDGWAGIHDEVDYSEKLKFSEDEEEEETLKDGRQKWNSWDPRRQRQLSLSSADSADVKHTLEEGKNWNDSAGLSRPVRKVQDSQQPPRKLNGWSSSSEYQKPALGSGLRQQSLEDKEEKVPVRQKFVHSEISEAVERARRRREEEERRAREERLAACAAKLKQLDQKCKLAQKSGETQKHTENEDVRPPSTEKNTAQENGHAFRKATPEFHMQDASAGYLEEESPAPAAAAQSSSEEELREAPSPAQEFNKYQKSLPPRFQRQQQQQQQEQLYKMQHWQQQVYPPPSHSHPQRTFYPPHPQMLGFDPRWMMMPSYMDPRMAQSRTPVDFYPSALHPSGIMKPMIQQDPIGGSSCRSEDQNCQAGQVERKTAPLDPVPVWGQDSYTSLQSKGYSLSHQKQADNMSMEGLHARNENYSASGRPESLSTQRDLFEERGEEYLNAFDKKAQADFDSCLPSQRIGQDLLFQHQESVQEACPAGSRHANLRCSPLEPDFIQAEKKPEYNGWDISHHQKPVETAAEVAEEAPREEESFSADPWKKEGASTKQATEETAEWAPESRNTSGQHQEQMGRTRRSGPIKKPVLKALKVEEKEKEMEKVKLEGEDSSRPLKEKVESESDDSAALLNSTHYLLDDKGSSQTSLAREAEKSQEEEEEEEEEEEKPERTWENKLSRESSDLPPTKRNNWIFIDEEQAFGGRGQGRGRGRGFREFTFRGRGTVVSSRGVYNNNQRSSRGRGLREFNQPEDFPRGKPRRRIASETHSEGSEYEELPKRRRQRGSENSNEGSVLDREDSDLKKGDFKESWRSNKIYSDDHNSLDPKMRAPRAFGRSLPPRLSNSGYGRRGFMGKEPTQWQGRSGGGGWQEYSHTSPSDAFGSRQQSDRDYIQDSYKHTDSFSSRVFDESHLDDKRHFFQEDYSADQENIENRPFRRRRPPRQDKPPRFRRLRQERESVGQWNPEEGGPNLLPSQWPGRPKLSTAEKSSISGRRSPELSYQNSSDHANEEWETASESSDFSERRERRDGAPESEGQLEGGLGTGSMGEKRELAKRSFSSQRPLVDRQSRKAELAGFAEQSVRTGVGAASRYESQQNGTLIKSKRSPEEGGGLGNTSGGSSHSIYSLDRASHVNSESAEGPGKKPEKEHKSTAQRASEKGDALSQFELSYGSTIIDNRVSNTAEENEVGSVAGEGFIEVLTKKQRRLLEEERRKKEQAAQAPAKARVLQSRIPPRFAKKQNSLCLEQSDVTVSGNSLGTEIWESNSPALSVQSPGSDSWSKPVNTFNGTESSTEGFKGSQGDSGIDLSAESRESSATSSQRSSPYGTLKPEEMNGAGLVDPKPDCQKEQVQKQTDKKDSDQGSGQNKEHKPGPIGNERSLKNRKGSEGTERLEGNIPPVNGVEIHVDSVLPVPPIEFGVNPKDSDFSLPPGSASGTAANPVTKLQDALASNAGLTQSIPILRRDHHLQRCIGLNPMSFPTADLTLKMESARKAWENSPSLPEQNSPGGAGSGIQPPSSVGASNGVSYSSFGGVSMPPMPVASVAPSASIPGNHIPPLYLDGHVFASQPRLVPQTIPQQQSYQQAAAAQQIPISLHTSLQAQAQLGLRGGLPVSQSQEMYSSIQPFRSQVYMHPSLSQPSTMVLTGGTALKPPYSAFPGMQPLEVVKTQSGSPYQPMNGSQALVYEGQINQAGMGASQMMDSQLTQLTMPVPGSQLPLPRYGSGQQPLLLPQSIQLPQGQNLPVGAPRRILPPGSQPSVLAASRESSQMEMKGFHFSDGKQSMSSGGSVPSPHTYRIYSMNVVDSSISRPSSASPSGKPSGPAVSMGSVQGHYVQQAKQRVDDNKGNLGAVKLQETASTNQMKPVRTGAIKPQAVKVEESKA; encoded by the exons ATGTCCGATCGTTTGGGGCAAATAACCAagggaaaggatgggaaaagcAAGTACTCGACTCTCAGCCTGTTTGATAAGTATAAAGGAAAGTCAATAGAAGCTATCAGAACTACAG TTATTCCTAGACATGGCTTACAGAGTCTTGGGAAAGTTGCTGCTGCCCGGCGCATGCCACCTCCTGCAAATTTGCCTAGCTTGAAGTCTGAGAACAAAGGAAACGACCCCAACATCATTATAGTACCCAAGGACGGTACAGGATGGGCAAACAAGCAGGATCAGCCAGACCAAAAGAG TTCCAGTGCGACggctgcacagctgcaggagtCGCTGCCGCAGCAGGGTTTGCAGAAATCTGTCTCAAATTTACAGAAGCCGACACAGTCAATCAGTCAGGAG agTACAAATTCAGTGCCAGGTGGACCAAAGTCATGGGCACAGCTGAATGGAAAGCCAGCAGGACAAGAAGGTG GTTCAAGGGCCTCAAGCCGACTGTTATCCTTCTCTCCCGAGGAATTTCCGACGCTGAAAGCAGCTGGCGAGCAGGACAAGGTTGGCAAAGAAAAGGGCGCCTTAGATCCGTCGTATGGGCCAGGACCAAGCCTCCGCCCCCAGA ATGTCACCAGTTGGAGGGAGGGCGGTGGGAGGAACGTCACCTCTGCCACATCTCTGACCGCCTcccctgctgagctgggcagcaAGACCTCCAGCACTGGAGACGGGGCCCCCTCCTCAGCGAGCGCCAGCGATCCCAAGGAGCCGTCTCTCCGCCCAGCTCAGCCCGTCCGCAAAGGGGCTTCACAGTTCATGGGAAACGTCTACCAGCCACCCACCTACCATGACATGCTACCTGCTTTT ATGTGTCCACAACAGCCATCCGAGACCCCTGCATCACTGGACCGAGGGTCTTTCCCTGTTCCTCAGCTTCGGCTTGAGCCCCGGGTACCTTTCAGACAATTCCAGATGAATGACCAGGATGG AAAAGAGAACAGGCTCAGCCTGTCTCGCCCAACACGCCCAGTTCGGCAGCAGATGGAGCGAGTGCCTCGGCCCACCATCATCAATGCAGAGAACCTGAAGGGGCTGGATGAGCTAGACAATGATGCAGATGATGGATGGGCAG GCATTCACGATGAAGTGGATTACTCTGAGAAACTAAAGTTTAGtgaagatgaagaagaggaagaaactCTTAAAGATGGACGACAGAAGTG GAACAGCTGGGATCCCAGAAGGCAGCGACAGTTGTCCCTGAGCTCGGCAGACAGTGCAGATGTCAAGCACACcttggaggaaggaaagaattgGAATGATTCAGCTGGCTTGTCCCGGCCAGTCCGGAAAGTGCAGGATTCACAGCAGCCTCCGAGGAAGCTGAATGGCTGGAGCTCTTCCTCAGAATACCAG AAGCCTGCGCTGGGCAGTGGTCTCAGACAGCAGTCCCTCGaggataaagaagaaaaggtgcCTGTGAGACAGAAGTTTGTGCACTCTGAGATCTCTGAGGCCGTGGAGAGAGCCAGGAGGCGACGGGAGGAAGAGGAGCGGCGAGCCAGGGAGGAGCGcctggcagcctgtgctgcaaaGCTCAAGCAACTCGATCAGAAGTGCAAACTGGCTCAGAAGAGTGGGGAGACACAGAAGCACACAGAGAATGAAGATGTGCGacctcccagcacagagaaaaacacTGCACAAGAGAATGGCCATGCTTTCCGTAAAG caaCGCCTGAGTTTCACATGCAGGATGCCTCTGCTGGCTATCTGGAAGAGGAGagtcctgctccagcagcagcagcccaaagcagcagtgaggaggagCTCAGAGAAGCTCCCTCACCAGCACAAGAATTCAACAAATACCAGAAGTCTCTTCCCCCACGgttccagaggcagcagcagcaacagcagcag gagcagctgtacaagatgcagcactggcagcagcaggtctACCCTCCCCCATCCCACTCCCATCCCCAGCGGACTTTCTACCCACCGCACCCGCAGATGCTCGGCTTTGATCCCCGCTGGATGATGATGCCCTCCTACATGGACCCTCGCATGGCCCAGAGTCGCACCCCTGTGGATTTCTACCCTTCAGCCCTTCACCCTTCAG GAATTATGAAGCCCATGATTCAGCAGGACCCCATTGGTGGGAGCAGCTGTCGGTCCGAAGATCAGAACTGTCAGGCAGGGCAGGTGGAGAGGAAAACAGCTCCCTTGGATCCTGTGCCAGTGTGGGGCCAGGACAGCTACACATCCCTGCAGAGCAAAGGATACTCCCTGTCGCATCAAAAACAGGCTGACAACATGAGCATGGAGGGGCTACATGCCAG GAATGAAAATTACTCTGCTTCTGGAAGGCCGGAGAGTCTGAGCACTCAGCGAGATCTCTttgaggagagaggggaggagTATTTGAATGCTTTTGACAAGAAGGCCCAAGCAGACTTTGACAGCTGCCTGCCTTCTCAGAGGATAGGCCAGGATCTCTTGTTCCAGCATCAGGAGAGTGTGCAGGAAGCCTGTCCTGCTGGCAGCCGCCATGCAAACCTGAGGTGTTCACCCCTTGAGCCTGATTTTATCCAAGCGGAGAAGAAGCCTGAATATAATGGTTGGGATATCAGCCACCATCAGAAACCTgtggagacagcagcagaagttgCTGAAGAAGCACCCCGGGAGGAGGAATCATTCAGTGCTGACCCATGGAAGAAAGAAGGAGCCAGTACCAAACAGGCCACTGAAGAGACAGCAGAGTGGGCTCCTGAGAGCCGCAACACCAGcgggcagcaccaggagcagatGGGGAGGACACGCCGGTCGGGCCCCATTAAAAAACCAGTCCTGAAGGCCCTCAAggtggaagagaaggagaaggagatggAGAAGGTTAAATTGGAGGGAGAGGACAGCTCACGCCCACTGAAAGAGAAGGTAGAAAGTGAGTCAGATGACTCTGCTGCCTTGCTGAACTCCACGCATTACTTGCTGGATGACAAGGGTTCTTCCCAAACCAGCCTTGCACGAGAGGCTGAGAAATcccaagaggaagaagaggaggaggaggaggaagaggagaaaccAGAAAGAACCTGGGAGAACAAACTATCCAGAGAGAGCAGCGATCTCCCTCccacaaaaagaaacaactggatCTTCATTGATGAGGAGCAAGCTTTCGGTGGGAGAGGTCAAGGGCGTGGGCGAGGGAGAGGCTTCAGAGAGTTCACTTTCAGAGGCCGAGGCACGGTTGTGAGCAGCAGGGGAGTCTACAACAACaaccagaggagcagcaggggccGAGGGCTCCGGGAGTTCAATCAACCAGAGGACTTCCCCAGAGGCAAACCAAGGCGCCGGATTGCTAGTGAGACACACAGTGAAGGGTCAGAGTACGAGGAGCTCCCCAAGCGTCGCCGGCAGAGGGGCTCGGAGAACAGCAATGAAGGCTCTGTGCTAGACAGGGAGGACAGTGATTTGAAAAAGGGAGACTTCAAAGAGTCTTGGAGGTCCAACAAAATCTATTCAGATGATCACAATAGCCTGGATCCTAAGATGAGGGCTCCAAGAGCCTTTGGGAGATCACTGCCACCAAGACTGAGCAACTCTGGCTATGGACGAAGGGGGTTCATGGGTAAGGAGCCCACCCAATGGCAAGGCAGGAGTGGGGGAGGAGGGTGGCAGGAATACAGCCACACATCTCCGTCAGACGCTTttgggagcaggcagcagtcTGACAGGGACTACATTCAGGATTCTTACAAACACACGGATTCCTTCTCCAGCCGGGTTTTTGATGAGAGTCATCTGGATGACAAAAGGCACTTTTTCCAGGAGGATTACTCAGCAGATCAGGAGAACATAGAGAACAGGCCCTTCAGGAGGCGGCGTCCTCCCCGCCAGGACAAGCCCCCGCGCTTCAGGCGCctcaggcaggagagggaatCGGTCGGGCAGTGGAACCCTGAGGAGGGAGGCCCTAATCTGCTGCCCAGCCAGTGGCCAGGCAGACCCAAactgagcactgcagagaagagcagcatCTCGGGCAGACGCTCTCCTGAGCTCTCCTACCAGAACTCTTCAGACCATGCCAATGAGGAGTGGGAGACAGCATCTGAGAGCAGCGACTTCAGCGAGCGGAGGGAGAGAAGAGATGGAGCTCCAGAGAGTGAGGGCCAACTGGAGGGTGGCCTCGGCACCGGGAGCATGGGAGAGAAGAGGGAACTGGCAAAGAGGAGCTTCTCAAGCCAGAGGCCACTGGTGGACAGGCAGAGCCGcaaggctgagctggcagggtTTGCAGAGCAGTCTGTCAGGACTGGTGTGGGAGCAGCTTCCAGATACGAGAGCCAGCAGAATGGGACTCTGATAAAGAGCAAAAG GTCTCCAGAAGAAGGAGGAGGTCTTGGCAACACCAGTGGTGGGAGCAGCCACTCCATTTATAGCTTGGATAGGGCATCCCATGTAAACTCAGAGAGTGCTGAGGGGCCAGGTAAAAAGCCAGAGAAGGAGCACAAATCCACTGCACAAAGAGCAAGTGAGAAAGGAGATGCCTTGTCACAGTTTGAACTGAGTTATGGAA GTACCATCATTGATAATCGGGTGTCGAACACAGCAGAAGAGAATGAAGTTGGTTCTGTGGCAGGGGAAGGCTTCATTGAAGTTCTTACTAAAAAGCAGCGTCGTTTGCTGGAAGAGGAGCgaaggaagaaggagcaggctgctcag GCACCAGCCAAGGCCCGCGTCCTTCAGTCGCGCATTCCACCGCGATTTGCTAAGAAACAGAACAGCCTGTGCTTGGAGCAGAGCGATGTAACAGTGTCTGGAAACAGCCTGGGCACAGAGATCTGGGAGAGCAACAGCCCAG CACTTTCTGTTCAGTCTCCTGGCAGTGATTCCTGGAGCAAGCCTGTAAATACCTTTAATGGTACTGAGTCTAGCACCGAG GGATTTAAAGGCAGCCAGGGGGATAGTGGCATTGACTTGAGCGCGGAGTCTCGGGAATCCTCCGCAACCTCCTCTCAGCGCAGTTCTCCATATGGCACCCTCAAACCAGAGGAGATGAATGGGGCTGGCCTGGTGGACCCAAAGCCTGACTGCCAGAAGGAGCAAGTGCAGAAGCAAACTGATAAAAAG GATTCAGATCAAGGCTCAGGACAGAACAAGGAACACAAGCCTGGACCAATTGGCAACGAACGCtccctgaaaaacagaaagggtTCGGAGGGAACGGAACGGCTGGAAGGGAATATTCCCCCTGTTAATGGGGTGGAAATTCACGTGGATTCTGTACTTCCTGTGCCACCCATTGAATTTGGAGTAAATCCTAAA gaCTCTGACTTCAGCTTGCCACCTGGTTCTGCCTCTGGCACTGCAGCTAACCCTGTCACCAAATTGCAGGATGCCTTGGCCAGTaat GCAGGGTTAACACAGTCTATTCCCATCCTGCGAAGGGATCATCACCTCCAGCGCTGCATCGGCCTGAACCCCATGTCCTTCCCCACTGCAGACCTTACTCTTAAG ATGGAGTCTGCTCGTAAAGCTTGGGAAAACTCTCCGAGTTTACCAGAACAGAACTCCCCAGGAGGTGCAGGCTCAGGCATCCAGCCTCCTTCCAGTGTTGGAGCTTCCAACGGTGTCAGCTACAGCTCTTTTGGTGGAGTTTCTATGCCTCCTATGCCTGTGGCATCTGTAGCACCCTCTGCATCTATCCCAG GTAACCATATTCCACCCCTGTACCTGGATGGCCATGTGTTTGCAAGTCAGCCCCGCCTGGTCCCTCAGACGATACCTCAGCAGCAAAGCTACCAACAG gctgctgctgctcaacAGATTCCCATTTCCCTCCACACATCCTTACAGGCCCAAGCTCAGCTTGGACTGAGGGGTGGTCTGCCTGTTTCCCAGTCCCAGGAGATGTACAGCTCCATACAGCCCTTCAG gtctCAGGTGTACATGCACCCCAgtctgtcccagcccagcaccatGGTCCTGACAGGAGGCACTGCTCTGAAGCCTCCATATTCCGCCTTCCCAGGCATGCAGCCCTTGGAGGTGGTGAAAACCCAGTCTGGGTCCCCCTATCAGCCCATGAATGGAAGCCAGGCACTGGTTTATGAGGGGCAGATAAACCAGGCTGGTATGGGAGCCTCCCAGATGATGGACTCTCAGCTCACACAG CTGACAATGCCTGTGCCTGgctcccagctgcctctgccccgCTACGGCTCtggccagcagcccctgctTCTGCCACAGTCCATCCAGCTTCCTCAGGGGCAAAACCTGCCTGTAGGAGCTCCCCGAAGAATCCTCCCTCCTGGATCCCAGCCTTCTGTTcttgctgccagcagggag TCTTCCCAGATGGAAATGAAAGGGTTTCATTTCTCCGATGGTAAACAGAGCATGTCCTCCGGAGGGTCTGTACCGTCCCCACACACCTACAG AATTTACTCCATGAATGTTGTCGACTCTTCGATTTCCAGGCCtagctctgccagccccagcgGGAAGCCGTCGGGACCAGCAGTGAGCATGGGCTCTGTGCAAGGACACTACGTACAACAG GCAAAGCAGCGGGTGGATGATAACAAAGGCAATCTGGGAGCAGTGAAGCTGCAAGAAACAGCCTCCACAAACCAGATGAAGCCAGTGCGCACAGGAGCGATCAAACCTCAGGCAGTCAAAGTGGAGGAGAGCAAGGCCTAG